A single genomic interval of Festucalex cinctus isolate MCC-2025b chromosome 16, RoL_Fcin_1.0, whole genome shotgun sequence harbors:
- the mrpl48 gene encoding large ribosomal subunit protein mL48 isoform X2 → MNYVLRKVQRQALLLCRTPACSRLPLWGGMAQTQERQYRGSPTAGIGRWRHLLSREAPNKKKDQHQMQSITPATNTAYGTLNVHISGYDMTTVEHYAQYTHNLCNQLGVSVAESFALPTQSTEVMLIQESGTKMYVDSLLKTHKRVIQLSSLKATLCPVLMDVLVKNQPEGLELSVTEHTEADFLARFKARPEMESLMAQMGQ, encoded by the exons ATGAATTATGTATTGCGAAAG GTGCAAAGGCAAGCGCTGTTACTCTGCAG GACTCCAGCATGCTCCCGACTTCCATTGTGGG GAGGCATGGCTCAAACTCAAGAAAGGCAGTACAGAGGCTCTCCGACCGCCGGCATCGGGAGGTGGCGGCATCTCTTATCCAGAGAAGCG ccaaataaaaagaaagaccaGCATCAGATGCAGAGTATCACACCTGCCACAAACACGGCGTACGGGACCCTCAACGTACACATTTCAGGCTACGACATGACAACGGTGGAGCACTACGCTCAGTATACCCACAACCTGTGCAACCAGCTTGGCGTCAGCGTGGCAGAGAG CTTTGCGCTGCCTACTCAAAGCACTGAGGTGATGCTGATACAGGAGAGTGGCACCAAGATGTACGTCGACTCGCTTCTGAAGACGCATAAACGTGTCATTCAG TTGAGCAGCCTGAAGGCCACTCTGTGCCCTGTCTTGATGGACGTCCTAGTGAAGAACCAGCCGGAGGGGCTCGAACTGTCGGTGACGGAG CACACAGAGGCCGACTTCCTGGCCCGCTTCAAGGCGCGACCCGAGATGGAGAGTCTCATGGCCCAGATGGGCCAATAG
- the LOC144003221 gene encoding E3 ubiquitin/ISG15 ligase TRIM25, protein MASGQSILQELTCPVCLDVFREPYLLPCGHNFCKMCLNRLLQLTDQSHFHCPECRNSYRCNKSFQKNYKLANIALAFPRRLTAAAGSMSAQAAKDCLASVSTDEQECVPCDYCPPAAAPSDAGTSSEAGDSQDRRAAQAGAPASNMAVKMCLKCEVSMCPQHIKPHLELSAFRKHQLIEPRDFWKRKCLDHDEIFTFYCLDHQVCACNTCIMKGQHAGHKIKTLENNMIDIKQKVLEKQLIEVQKKYAMAKRMLNKQTEMEQNNKRFIEDLDGCLARLRQDLEEKMSDLINRLMVLGRTHCESSGPTIQKNITHICQELSCVSEVRGSVESLVRESDGFVFIESYKTKGKECHKLLKRDMFHPECVDLDRRRLSLMMEKEMQMFLKSELTACIIATINSICRHDDIWEESDENENMASEMEDASEADDFDLDDGSDLDDVNDLDDSNDLDDGNEEEMSGEEEEEEEEDDDDEEEAQEHEVVELSDIDDESYITEEEEDVEEGQLREEEDEDQEEGYDDVEED, encoded by the exons ATGGCATCGGGCCAGTCCATCCTGCAGGAGCTCACCTGCCCCGTGTGCTTGGACGTCTTTCGCGAGCCGTACCTGCTTCCTTGCGGCCACAACTTTTGTAAGATGTGCCTCAATCGGCTGCTGCAATTAACGGATCAGAGCCACTTCCATTGCCCGGAATGCCGCAACAGCTACCGTTGCAACAAGAGCTTCCAGAAGAACTACAAACTGGCCAACATCGCTTTAGCTTTCCCACGTCGCCTCACGGCGGCCGCAGGCAGCATGTCGGCTCAGGCTGCCAAAGATTGTTTGGCATCCGTCTCGACTGACGAACAAGAATGCGTCCCATGTGACTACTGCCCTCCCGCAGCGGCGCCGTCGGACGCCGGCACATCCAGCGAGGCCGGCGACTCGCAAGACAGACGAGCCGCGCAGGCGGGTGCGCCCGCCTCCAACATGGCAGTCAAAATGTGTCTCAAGTGCGAGGTGTCCATGTGCCCGCAGCACATCAAGCCGCATCTGGAGCTGTCGGCCTTCCGAAAGCATCAACTGATCGAACCCAGGGACTTCTGGAAGAGAAAGTGCCTCGACCATGATGAGATCTTCAC GTTCTACTGCCTCGATCACCAAGTGTGCGCGTGCAACACTTGCATCATGAAAGGGCAACATGCGGGACACAAAATCAAGACCTTGGAGAACAACATGATTGATATCAAG CAAAAGGTTCTAGAGAAGCAGCTCATCGAGGTCCAGAAGAAGTACGCCATGGCCAAGAGGATGCTCAACAAGCAGACGGAGATGGAGCAAAACAACAAG AGATTCATCGAGGACTTGGATGGCTGCTTGGCCAGGCTGCGCCAGGATCTGGAGGAGAAAATGTCGGACTTGATTAACCGACTGATGGTGTTGGGACGCACCCACTGCGAATCCAGCGGGCCCACCATCCAGAAGAACATCACTCACATCTGCCAGGAGCTGTCTTGTGTCAGCGAGGTGCGCGGCAGCGTCGAGAGCCTCGTTCGAGAAAGTGACGGCTTCGTCTTCATTGAG TCCTACAAGACCAAAGGAAAAGA ATGTCATAAACTGCTGAAGAGGGATATGTTCCACCCGGAATGCGTGGACTTGGATCGAAGGCGTCTGAGCTTGATGATGGAGAAGGAAATGCAAATGTTCCTCAAAAGTGAGCTTACCGCTTGCATCATTGCAACCATCAACTCAATAT GTCGACACGACGACATCTGGGAGGAGAGCGACGAGAACGAGAACATGGCCAGCGAGATGGAAGACGCTAGCGAAGCTGATGACTTTGACCTTGATGACGGAAGTGACCTTGATGACGTCAATGACCTTGATGACAGCAATGACCTTGATGACGGCAACGAGGAAGAGATGagtggagaggaggaggaggaggaagaagaagatgatgatgatgaggaggaagcGCAGGAGCATGAAGTCGTTGAACTGAGCGACATAGATGATGAATCTTACATCACCGAAGAGGAGGAAGATGTAGAAGAGGGGCAATTAAGagaagaggaagatgaagatCAGGAAGAGGGCTATGACGATGTTGAGGAGGATTAG
- the tec gene encoding tyrosine-protein kinase Tec, protein MSGEPLLEEKLIKRSQQKRRMSPLNYKERLFVLTKNSLSYYEGRAEKKFQRGSIELSRIRCVEVVKDECGLNPCQNKYPFQVVHNTNTLYVFTPSHDSRSAWVQRIKEEIRDNQEILTKFHPQFWWEGEWLCCRQVEKQAPGCEEYNLFGNASRKPLPPIPAEDGAYGRHPRPPSPEARDCAEDTVVALYDFAGSEPHDLMLVKGDEYVIVERCDVNWYKARNQDGEEGYIPSNYVTEKKSGNLAQFAWYSKHVNRNKAEELLRKEDKEGAFIVRESSTRGTYTVSLYTKSLAGKGGGAIKHYRIRETKGSPKQFYLAGKHVFPFIAELVTYHQHNAAGLVTRLRYPVGKQDRSAPSTAGFSYEKWEINPSDLTFIKELGSGQAGVVRLGMWRAQHKVAIKAIKRGAMFEEDFIEEAKVMMKLSHPKLVQLYGVCSQQRPIYIVTEFMEHGCLLDFLRSRRGGFSAASLLSVCLDVCEGMQHLESSSFIHRDLGARNCLVNDALVVKVSDFGMARYVLDDQYTSSSGSKFPVKWSPPEVFNFCRYSSKSDVWSYGVLMWEVFTEGRMPFEQSGNHEVVALVTKGQRLHRPKLASATIYDIMQLCWQEKPDDRPSFSQLCLMISDVLEGDVALGN, encoded by the exons ATGAGTGGCGAGCCGCTGTTGGAGGAGAAGCTGATCAAGCGATCGCAGCAGAAGAGGAGGATGTCTCCCCTCAACTACAAGGAGAGGCTGTTTGTCTTGACCAAGAACAGCCTCAGCTACTATGAGGGCAGGGCGGAG AAAAAGTTCCAGAGAGGCTCCATCGAGCTGAGTCGCATCCGATGTGTGGAAGTGGTCAAAGATGAGTGCGGGCTCAACCCCTGCCAGAACAAATACCCTTTCCAG GTGGTGCACAACACTAACACACTGTACGTGTTCACGCCGAGCCACGACAGCAGGAGTGCCTGGGTCCAGCGAATCAAAGAGG AGATCCGAGACAACCAGGAGATCCTGACCAAGTTCCACCCGCAGTTCTGGTGGGAAGGCGAGTGGCTGTGCTGCCGTCAGGTGGAGAAGCAGGCCCCCGGCTGTGAGGAGTACAACCTGTTTGGAAATG CTTCCAGGAAACCGCTACCCCCGATTCCAGCTGAGGACGGCGCATATGGGCGG CACCCGCGGCCGCCCTCTCCCGAGGCGCGCGACTGCGCCGAGGACACGGTGGTGGCGCTTTACGACTTTGCGGGCAGCGAGCCGCACGACCTCATGCTCGTCAAAGGCGACGAATACGTCATCGTGGAGCGTTGCGACGTCAACTGGTACAAAGCGCGCAACCAGGACGG GGAGGAAGGCTACATCCCGAGTAACTACGTCACGGAGAAGAAATCCGGCAACCTGGCGCAGTTTGC CTGGTACAGCAAACATGTCAACAGGAACAAGGCCGAGGAGCTACTGCGGAAAGAG GACAAAGAAGGCGCATTCATTGTCAGAGAGTCCAGCACTCGGGGTACTTACACGGTGTCGCTCTACACCAAATCCTTGGCAGG GAAAGGAGGCGGCGCCATTAAACATTACCGCATCAGAGAGACCAAAGGTTCGCCCAAACAGTTTTACCTCGCGGGCAAGCACGTGTTCCCATTCATCGCCGAGCTCGTCACGTATCATCAACACAACGCGGCAG GGCTTGTTACCAGATTAAGATATCCTGTCGGGAAACAGGACAGGTCTGCTCCGTCCACAGCCGGCTTCAGCTAcg AGAAGTGGGAGATCAACCCCAGCGACCTGACTTTCATCAAAGAGCTGGGCAGCGGTCAGGCCGGGGTGGTGCGGCTCGGCATGTGGAGGGCCCAGCACAAAGTTGCCATCAAGGCCATCAAGCGGGGCGCCATGTTTGAAGAGGACTTCATCGAGGAGGCCAAGGTCATGAT GAAGTTGTCTCATCCCAAGCTGGTGCAGCTGTACGGCGTGTGCAGCCAGCAGCGGCCCATCTACATCGTCACCGAGTTCATGGAGCACGGCTGCCTGCTGGACTTCCTGCGCAGCCGGCGGGGCGGCTTCAGCGCCGCCTCGCTGCTGAGCGTCTGCCTGGACGTGTGCGAGGGCATGCAGCACTTGGAGAGCAGCAGCTTCATCCACCGAGATCTGGGGGCCAGGAACTGCCTGGTGAATGACGCCCTGGTGGTCAAGGTGTCCGACTTCGGCATGGCCAG GTACGTTTTGGACGACCAGTACACCTCGTCGTCGGGCTCCAAGTTCCCCGTGAAGTGGTCGCCGCCGGAAGTCTTCAACTTCTGCAGATACAGCAGCAAATCTGACGTCTGGTCCTACG GTGTGCTGATGTGGGAAGTGTTCACTGAAGGCCGCATGCCGTTTGAGCAGAGTGGCAACCATGAGGTTGTTGCCTTGGTAACAAAGGGTCAACGCCTCCATAGGCCCAAACTTGCCTCAGCGACAATCTATGACATCATGCAGCTGTGCTGGCAGGAG AAACCTGATGACCGTCCATCCTTCTCGCAGCTTTGCCTCATGATTTCTGACGTTCTGGAGGGCGATGTCGCGCTCGGCAACTGA
- the supt16h gene encoding FACT complex subunit SPT16, with the protein MAANLDKEAYYRRIKRLYSNWKKGEDEFGKVDAIVVSVGVDEEIVYAKSTAIQTWLFGYEVTDTIMVFCETKILFLASKKKVDFLKQVAITKGNENAYGVPPITLLTREKNESNKPNFDKMIEAIRESREGKTVGVFSKDKFPGEYMKSWNDTLTANGLEKVDISAVVAYTMAVKEDGELSLMKKAAAITSEVYSKFFKERVMEIVDADEKVRHSKLAESVEKAIEEKQYLGGVNPSTVEMCYPPIIQSGGNYSLKFSVVSDKNHMHFGAITCAMGIRYKSYCSNLVRTLMVDPPQEMQDNYNFLLQVEEELLKELKHGVKICEAYNTVLEYVKKEKGDLVAKLTKNLGFAMGIEFREGSLVLNSKNQYKLKKGMVLSVSLGFADLTNKDGKKEEQKKYALFVGDTVQINEEEAATVLTPVKKKIKNVGIFLKNDDEQDEEEDGDDAEELLGKGARGAALLADRTRNEMTAEEKRRAHQKELADSLNEEAKRRLTEQKGEQQIQKARKSNVSYKNVSQMPREKDIREMKIFIDKKYETVVMPIFGIATPFHIATIKNISMSVEGDYTYLRINFYVPGSSLGRQEGNIFPNPDATFVKEITYRASNLKAPGDPSVPSTNLQNAFRIIKEVQKRYKTREAEEKEKEGIVKQDSLVINLNRSNPKLKDLYIRPNIAQKRMQGSLEAHTNGFRFTSVRGDKVDILYNNIKHAIFQPCEGEMIIVLHFHLKNAIMFGKRRHTDVQFYTEVGEITTDLGKHQHMHDRDDLYAEQMEREMRHKLKSAFKNFTEKVETLTREELEFEVPFRDLGFQGAPYRSTCLLQPTSSSLVNVTEWPPFVVTLDEVELVHFERVQFHLKNFDVVIVYKDYNKKVTMINAVPVNSLDPIKEWLNSCDIKYTEGVQSLNWTKIMKTIVDDPEGFFEQGGWSFLDPESEGSGAEQDSESEMEDETFNPSADETEVEEEDSDEDYSSETENSDYSASLGSEEESGKDWDELEEEARKADKESHYEDEDTSNKKRKSRSSSLPPVKKKRRS; encoded by the exons GGACGAAGAAATTGTCTATGCCAAATCAACGGCCATACAG ACTTGGCTGTTTGGCTACGAGGTGACGGATACCATCATGGTCTTTTGCGAGACCAAGATCCTCTTCCTCGCCAGCAAGAAGAAGGTGGATTTCCTCAAACAGGTGGCCATAACCAAGGGCAACGAAAACGCCTACGGCGTCCCGCCCATTACTCTTCTCACCAGGGAAAAG AACGAGAGCAACAAGCCCAACTTCGACAAGATGATCGAAGCAATTCGCGAAAGCCGTGAAGGCAAGACTGTGGGCGTGTTCAGCAAGGACAAATTTCCCGGCGAATACATGAAGAGCTGGAACGACACGCTCACGGCCAACGGGCTGGAGAAG GTGGACATCAGTGCTGTGGTGGCGTACACCATGGCAGTCAAGGAGGACGGCGAGCTCAGCCTGATGAAGAAGGCGGCGGCCATCACCAGCGAGGTGTATTCCAAGTTTTTTAAGGAGCGAGTCATGGAGATTGTTGACGCCGATGAG AAAGTGCGCCACAGTAAACTGGCCGAGTCTGTGGAAAAGGCCATTGAGGAGAAGCAGTACCTTGGCGGCGTTAACCCCTCCACTGTGGAGATGTGTTACCCTCCCATTATCCAGAGCGGCGGAAACTACAGCCTCAAATTCAGCGTCGTTAG TGACAAGAACCACATGCACTTTGGCGCCATCACGTGCGCCATGGGCATCCGCTACAAGTCGTACTGCTCCAACCTGGTGCGGACGCTCATGGTGGACCCCCCGCAGGAGATGCAGGACAACTACAATTTCCTGCTGCAGGTGGAGGAGGAGCTGCTGAAGGAGCTCAAGCACG GTGTGAAAATCTGCGAGGCCTACAACACCGTTCTAGAGTACGTGAAGAAGGAGAAAGGGGATCTCGTTGCCAAGCTGACCAAAAACCTCGG GTTTGCCATGGGGATCGAGTTCAGAGAAGGCTCTTTGGTGCTCAACTCCAAGAATCAGTACAAACTGAAGAAAG GCATGGTGCTGAGTGTCAGTTTAGGCTTTGCCGACCTTACCAATAAAGATGGCAAAAAAGAAGAGCAGAAGAAGTATGCCCTCTTTGTCGGGGACACGGTGCAGATCAACGAG GAGGAGGCGGCCACGGTACTCACCCCAGTCAAGAAGAAGATCAAAAACGTGGGGATCTTTCTCAAG AACGATGACGAgcaagacgaggaggaggatggCGACGATGCCGAGGAGCTGCTGGGGAAGGGCGCCCGCGGCGCGGCGCTGCTGGCCGACAGGACCCGG AACGAGATGACGGCGGAAGAGAAGCGGCGCGCTCACCAGAAAGAGCTCGCCGACAGTTTGAACGAGGAGGCCAAGCGGCGACTGACGGAGCAGAAAGGCGAGCAGCAGATCCAGAA GGCCAGAAAATCCAACGTGTCCTACAAGAACGTGTCTCAGATGCCCAGAGAGAAGGACATCAGGGAAATGAAGATCTTCATCGACAAGAAATACGAGACGGTCGTCATGCCCATCTTCGGCATCGCCACGCCCTTTCACATCGCCACCATCAAG AACATCAGCATGTCTGTGGAAGGAGATTACACGTACTTGAGGATCAACTTCTACGTTCCCGGCAGCTCTTTGGGACGACAGGAAGGGAACATCTTCCCCAATCCAGATGCCACTTTTGTTAAAGAAAT CACGTACCGCGCGTCCAACCTGAAGGCGCCCGGCGACCCCTCGGTGCCATCCACCAACCTGCAGAACGCCTTCCGCATCATCAAGGAGGTCCAGAAGCGCTACAAGACGCGGGAGGCCGAGGAGAAGGAAAAGGAAGGCATCGTCAAGCAGGACTCGCTGGTCATCAACCTAAATCGCAGCAACCCCAAACTCAAAGACCTCTACATCCGGCCCAACATCGCCCAGAAGAGGATGCAGGGCTCGCTGGAGGCACACACCAACG GTTTCCGTTTCACGTCCGTCCGTGGCGATAAAGTGGACATCCTGTACAACAACATCAAGCACGCCATCTTCCAGCCGTGCGAGGGCGAGATGATCATCGTCCTGCACTTCCACCTCAAG AACGCCATCATGTTCGGCAAGCGCCGGCACACGGACGTGCAGTTCTACACGGAAGTGGGCGAGATCACCACGGACCTGGGCAAGCACCAGCACATGCACGACCGCGACGACCTCTACGCCGAGCAGATGGAGCGCGAGATGCGGCACAAGCTCAAGTCGGCCTTCAAGAACTTCACCGAGAAGGTGGAGACGCTCACCCGAGAAGAGCTGGAGTTCGAGGTTCCCTTCAGGGATCTCGG CTTCCAGGGCGCCCCCTACAGGAGTACCTGCCTGCTGCAACCCACTTCCAGTTCCCTTGTCAACGTTACGGAATGG CCGCCATTTGTGGTGACTCTTGACGAGGTGGAGCTGGTCCACTTTGAGCGTGTGCAGTTCCACCTGAAGAACTTTGACGTGGTCATCGTCTACAAGGACTACAATAAAAAGGTCACCATGATCAACGCCGTGCCTGTCAACTCCTTGGACCCCATCAAGGAGTGGCTCAA CTCGTGCGACATCAAGTACACGGAGGGCGTCCAGTCCCTCAACTGGACCAAGATCATGAAGACCATCGTGGATGACCCCGAAGGCTTCTTCGAGCAAGGAGGCTGGTCCTTCCTGGACCCGGAGAGCGAG GGGAGCGGCGCCGAACAAGATTCCGAGTCCGAGATGGAAGACGAGACGTTCAACCCCTCTGCGGACGAGACGGAAGTGGAGGAGGAAGACAGCGATGAAGACTACAGCTCCGAGACGGAGAATTCCG ACTACAGTGCATCACTGGGCAGCGAGGAGGAGAGCGGCAAGGACTGGGACGAACTGGAGGAAGAGGCCAGGAAAG CCGACAAAGAGAGTCACTACGAGGACGAGGACACGTCCAACAAGAAGAGAAAGAGCCGCTCATCAAGCCTGCCGCCAGTCAAGAAGAAGAGGCGGTCCTAA
- the mrpl48 gene encoding large ribosomal subunit protein mL48 isoform X1 yields the protein MNYVLRKQVQRQALLLCRTPACSRLPLWGGMAQTQERQYRGSPTAGIGRWRHLLSREAPNKKKDQHQMQSITPATNTAYGTLNVHISGYDMTTVEHYAQYTHNLCNQLGVSVAESFALPTQSTEVMLIQESGTKMYVDSLLKTHKRVIQLSSLKATLCPVLMDVLVKNQPEGLELSVTEHTEADFLARFKARPEMESLMAQMGQ from the exons ATGAATTATGTATTGCGAAAG CAGGTGCAAAGGCAAGCGCTGTTACTCTGCAG GACTCCAGCATGCTCCCGACTTCCATTGTGGG GAGGCATGGCTCAAACTCAAGAAAGGCAGTACAGAGGCTCTCCGACCGCCGGCATCGGGAGGTGGCGGCATCTCTTATCCAGAGAAGCG ccaaataaaaagaaagaccaGCATCAGATGCAGAGTATCACACCTGCCACAAACACGGCGTACGGGACCCTCAACGTACACATTTCAGGCTACGACATGACAACGGTGGAGCACTACGCTCAGTATACCCACAACCTGTGCAACCAGCTTGGCGTCAGCGTGGCAGAGAG CTTTGCGCTGCCTACTCAAAGCACTGAGGTGATGCTGATACAGGAGAGTGGCACCAAGATGTACGTCGACTCGCTTCTGAAGACGCATAAACGTGTCATTCAG TTGAGCAGCCTGAAGGCCACTCTGTGCCCTGTCTTGATGGACGTCCTAGTGAAGAACCAGCCGGAGGGGCTCGAACTGTCGGTGACGGAG CACACAGAGGCCGACTTCCTGGCCCGCTTCAAGGCGCGACCCGAGATGGAGAGTCTCATGGCCCAGATGGGCCAATAG